A window of Metabacillus sp. B2-18 contains these coding sequences:
- a CDS encoding catalase yields MKKDHSYNEEFGASNDESLDNSKSGNEQDDTLTTRQGHPVMDNQNIRTIGDRGPATLENYHFIEKISHFDREEVPERVVHARGSGAFGYFETYGKVGDEPVEKYTRAKVFSGAGKKTPLMVRFSTVAGAKDSPETARDPRGFAVKMYTEEGNWDLVGNNLKIFFIRDAMKFPDMIHAFKADPASNVPNPERMFDFVSRTPEATHMITFLFSPWGIPATYRHMQGSGVNTYKWVNAEGKAVLVKYHWEPKQGIRNLTQEEADSIQAKNVGHATQDLYEAIESGDYPEWELFVQIMEDDYHSELDFDPLDDTKLWPEDKFPWLPVGRMVLDRNPVDFHAEIEQAAFGTGVLVDGMDFSDDKMLQGRTFSYSDTQRYRVGANYLKLPVNAPKAPVRTNQQRGQMDVRDPKESGDNPHINYEPSMLGGFKEASREGRAPHQPTYNAAAMSAPIDRPNNYGQAGDTYRSFEEWERDELIKNLSEALAACNKKIQDAMIEHFTQADEDYGRRVKEGIEMKIKEMKEMSMGEVPGRESGTSKYGQGGLGSLAANEATKDAVKKSHEADPY; encoded by the coding sequence TTGAAAAAGGATCATTCATATAATGAAGAGTTTGGAGCTTCTAATGATGAATCATTAGATAATAGTAAATCTGGAAATGAGCAAGATGATACATTAACAACCCGCCAAGGGCATCCTGTTATGGATAATCAAAATATCCGTACGATCGGTGACCGTGGTCCTGCCACACTTGAAAATTATCACTTCATTGAAAAAATTTCACATTTTGATCGTGAAGAGGTACCAGAGCGTGTTGTACATGCACGAGGATCTGGTGCATTTGGATATTTTGAAACCTATGGAAAAGTTGGCGATGAGCCTGTAGAAAAGTATACGCGCGCAAAAGTATTTTCTGGAGCTGGGAAGAAAACACCATTAATGGTTCGTTTCTCTACAGTAGCAGGAGCTAAGGATTCTCCTGAAACAGCACGTGACCCACGCGGCTTTGCGGTTAAAATGTACACTGAAGAAGGAAACTGGGATCTTGTTGGGAACAACCTTAAAATTTTCTTTATTCGTGATGCAATGAAGTTTCCTGATATGATTCATGCTTTTAAAGCAGATCCAGCTTCAAACGTTCCAAATCCAGAGCGTATGTTTGATTTTGTTTCCCGTACACCTGAGGCAACACATATGATCACATTCCTTTTCTCACCATGGGGCATTCCAGCTACATACCGCCATATGCAGGGATCTGGTGTAAATACATATAAATGGGTTAATGCAGAGGGCAAGGCAGTGTTGGTGAAATATCACTGGGAGCCTAAGCAAGGTATTCGAAATTTAACTCAAGAAGAAGCTGACTCAATTCAAGCAAAAAATGTTGGGCATGCAACACAAGATTTATATGAGGCCATTGAGAGCGGAGATTATCCTGAATGGGAGCTTTTTGTTCAGATCATGGAGGATGATTACCATTCTGAACTCGATTTTGATCCTCTTGATGATACGAAACTTTGGCCAGAGGATAAGTTCCCATGGCTACCTGTAGGACGTATGGTGTTAGATCGTAATCCAGTGGATTTTCATGCTGAAATTGAACAAGCAGCTTTTGGTACAGGAGTTCTTGTTGATGGTATGGACTTTTCAGATGATAAAATGTTACAAGGTCGTACCTTCTCATACTCAGATACACAACGCTATCGTGTTGGAGCAAACTATCTGAAATTACCTGTGAACGCACCTAAAGCACCTGTTCGCACAAATCAGCAACGTGGACAAATGGATGTGCGTGACCCGAAAGAGTCCGGAGATAATCCTCATATTAACTATGAGCCATCAATGCTCGGCGGTTTTAAGGAAGCAAGTAGAGAAGGTCGTGCACCACATCAGCCAACATATAATGCTGCAGCAATGAGTGCACCAATTGATCGACCTAACAACTACGGTCAAGCTGGTGACACATACCGCAGTTTTGAAGAATGGGAGCGCGATGAATTAATAAAAAACCTTTCTGAAGCACTTGCAGCATGTAATAAAAAAATTCAAGATGCGATGATTGAACACTTTACACAAGCTGATGAAGATTATGGGCGTCGTGTGAAGGAAGGCATTGAAATGAAAATAAAAGAAATGAAAGAAATGAGTATGGGTGAAGTCCCAGGTCGTGAATCAGGCACGTCAAAATATGGCCAAGGTGGACTAGGTTCATTAGCTGCAAATGAAGCTACAAAAGACGCTGTAAAGAAAAGTCACGAAGCAGATCCTTATTAA
- a CDS encoding RNA polymerase sigma factor: MIEKDDASLYAKAANKDRIAFEQLYDRYEKLVYSFAYRITKDTTLSEEIIQDVFMKLWNGTNLYDEKKGKFSSWLLTITRNKAIDEIRKRQRHTHEKVIEKDSLVVDEASTEQKIEQKEQREKIQQAMLNLKIEQQQIIELFYFKGLSQQKIADQCEIPLGTVKGRIWIALKHLKNMLGKEGRDIT; encoded by the coding sequence ATGATCGAGAAGGATGATGCATCGTTATATGCTAAAGCTGCCAATAAAGATCGCATTGCTTTTGAACAGTTATATGATCGTTACGAAAAACTTGTTTATTCTTTTGCTTATCGAATAACGAAGGATACGACCTTGTCAGAGGAGATTATCCAGGATGTTTTTATGAAGCTGTGGAATGGAACAAATCTTTATGATGAGAAAAAAGGGAAATTCTCTTCATGGCTTCTAACGATCACAAGAAATAAAGCAATTGACGAAATTAGAAAACGCCAGAGACATACGCATGAAAAAGTAATTGAGAAAGACTCATTAGTTGTAGATGAAGCTTCTACAGAGCAAAAGATAGAACAGAAAGAACAACGAGAAAAAATTCAACAGGCCATGTTAAATCTTAAAATAGAACAGCAGCAAATTATTGAATTATTTTACTTTAAAGGATTAAGTCAGCAAAAGATAGCGGATCAGTGTGAGATTCCGCTTGGAACTGTTAAGGGCAGGATTTGGATTGCATTAAAACACTTAAAAAACATGCTAGGTAAGGAAGGGAGGGACATCACATGA
- a CDS encoding anti-sigma factor, with amino-acid sequence MTNEQCISLIDYYNRTLSDEELEEFESHLESCSTCKQELEELMSLTEELPYLSEQIDVPKGMKARVLENIYAESTVIEDSHEKVSELQVVELKKKSGRSRFLIPTFAAALLLSLATNVYLYREVTQNSKSEEFLPTSQVTLLPPDGQGDGIAIASLLSAAGQKSILLQASNLPKLQDDEVYQLWVLEGGQPYPAGAFQTNDSGQGTLTYSLEGLEGDWDTIAITVEQEPDLPTPQGEIVLAGGI; translated from the coding sequence ATGACAAATGAACAGTGTATCTCTTTAATTGATTATTACAATCGAACATTATCAGATGAAGAATTAGAGGAATTTGAATCCCATTTAGAAAGTTGTTCGACTTGTAAGCAAGAGTTGGAAGAGTTAATGAGTTTAACGGAAGAATTACCTTACCTTTCTGAACAAATTGATGTTCCAAAAGGAATGAAAGCAAGAGTTCTTGAGAATATATATGCCGAAAGTACGGTAATTGAAGATAGTCATGAAAAAGTTTCAGAACTTCAAGTAGTAGAACTGAAAAAGAAAAGCGGAAGATCGAGATTTTTAATTCCAACATTTGCTGCTGCTTTATTATTATCACTAGCCACAAATGTTTATTTATATAGGGAAGTGACCCAAAATTCCAAAAGTGAGGAGTTCTTGCCAACATCTCAGGTAACGTTACTACCTCCAGATGGTCAAGGGGATGGCATCGCAATTGCCTCTCTTTTATCAGCAGCTGGTCAGAAGTCGATTCTCCTACAAGCATCTAACTTACCAAAGCTCCAGGATGATGAAGTTTATCAACTATGGGTTCTTGAAGGAGGGCAGCCATATCCTGCCGGGGCCTTTCAAACGAACGATTCCGGTCAAGGTACATTAACATATTCATTAGAGGGACTTGAAGGAGACTGGGATACAATAGCCATTACAGTGGAACAAGAGCCAGATTTACCAACCCCACAAGGAGAGATTGTTTTAGCTGGCGGTATTTAG
- a CDS encoding copper amine oxidase yields the protein MNLKKTLLSVPLSLSLLVPVQGAFAQDHSNHSAMTAPSVETPAVELRTTLGHLLSEHAYLAVEVMRNGALGTKDFEASVGALNANTEDLSKAITSVYGDEAGQQFKQMWEEHIGFFVDYVTATGENDEAKKEEALKNLDTYREKFSQFLETATGERLEAGSLADGLQMHVNQLVGAFDRYLAKDYEKAYEYEREAINHMHMVAKGLSNAIADQYPDKFEETKAVTPAADLRASLNHLLTEHAGLAVVAMQQGADGADDFEAAANALNANTEDLTAAISSVYGAEAGEQFKKMWSDHIGFFVEYVKATGAGDEEAKAQALEKLDGYRGEFSKFLETATEGRLQSDALADGLQMHVNQLIAAFDSYVAGDYEKAYEDVRWAYAHMLNPAKGLSAAFVDQFPDKFKSMMPEEMPKTGMGGTANSMNAADFAAYGLVLAVIVSLGLVIRKRFAKN from the coding sequence ATGAATCTTAAAAAAACACTTCTATCAGTACCATTAAGTTTATCATTATTAGTACCAGTTCAAGGAGCTTTTGCGCAGGATCATTCTAATCATTCCGCAATGACAGCTCCATCAGTAGAAACTCCAGCAGTGGAACTAAGAACAACCTTGGGCCACTTGCTTAGTGAGCATGCATATCTCGCGGTAGAGGTAATGAGAAATGGTGCCTTAGGAACAAAGGACTTTGAAGCATCAGTCGGGGCATTAAATGCAAATACTGAGGATTTATCGAAAGCAATTACATCTGTGTATGGAGATGAAGCAGGTCAGCAGTTTAAACAAATGTGGGAAGAACATATCGGCTTCTTTGTTGATTATGTAACAGCTACTGGAGAAAATGATGAAGCGAAAAAAGAAGAAGCTTTAAAGAATTTAGATACTTACCGTGAAAAATTCTCTCAATTTCTTGAAACAGCAACCGGTGAACGACTAGAGGCAGGTAGTTTGGCAGATGGATTACAAATGCATGTTAATCAGCTTGTAGGTGCATTTGATCGTTACTTAGCAAAAGATTATGAGAAAGCTTATGAATATGAAAGAGAAGCAATTAATCATATGCATATGGTTGCAAAAGGTCTATCAAATGCCATAGCAGATCAATATCCAGATAAATTTGAGGAAACAAAGGCAGTAACACCTGCAGCAGATCTTAGAGCATCTTTAAATCATCTATTAACGGAGCATGCAGGATTGGCTGTCGTCGCTATGCAACAAGGAGCAGACGGTGCTGATGATTTTGAAGCAGCTGCAAATGCCTTAAATGCAAATACAGAAGATTTAACCGCAGCTATCTCATCTGTTTATGGAGCTGAAGCAGGAGAACAGTTCAAGAAAATGTGGTCAGATCATATCGGCTTCTTTGTTGAATATGTAAAAGCAACAGGTGCTGGTGATGAGGAAGCGAAAGCACAGGCTTTGGAAAAACTAGATGGTTATAGAGGGGAATTTTCAAAATTCTTAGAAACAGCAACCGAAGGACGTTTACAATCTGACGCTCTTGCAGATGGATTACAAATGCATGTTAATCAGCTTATTGCTGCATTTGATTCATATGTAGCTGGAGATTATGAGAAAGCATATGAAGATGTTCGCTGGGCATATGCACATATGCTAAATCCTGCAAAAGGTTTATCGGCTGCATTTGTTGATCAATTCCCTGATAAATTTAAGTCCATGATGCCTGAAGAAATGCCTAAAACAGGTATGGGTGGAACAGCAAACAGCATGAACGCCGCAGACTTTGCTGCATATGGGCTAGTGCTTGCTGTTATAGTTAGTCTTGGTCTTGTTATTCGAAAAAGATTTGCGAAGAATTAA
- a CDS encoding class F sortase: MKRIYLFAFLSIFIVGCQGAQSVNEEMGSHIETIQTTAESEQKITHQYQNDEIDSPIIKDNREGIVPFKVSIPSIDVSADIEKVGLLENGQMGVPEKFEQVGWYKEGILPGEQGNAVLAGHVDSKTGPAIFYHLHKLEVGDEVHVMNEDGEKFTFIVYDKKSFDTESAPVDKIFGFSYRSNLNLITCTGDFNREKGTHEERLVVYTELVEVD; this comes from the coding sequence ATGAAACGCATTTACCTATTTGCCTTCCTCAGTATATTCATTGTTGGCTGCCAAGGAGCTCAGAGTGTTAATGAAGAAATGGGATCACACATTGAAACGATACAGACAACTGCAGAATCAGAACAGAAAATAACCCATCAGTACCAAAACGACGAGATTGATAGTCCAATTATTAAAGACAATAGAGAAGGAATCGTACCATTCAAAGTTAGTATACCTTCTATTGATGTGAGTGCCGACATTGAAAAGGTAGGCTTACTTGAAAATGGACAAATGGGTGTTCCAGAAAAATTTGAACAGGTTGGATGGTATAAAGAAGGCATATTACCAGGTGAGCAAGGTAATGCCGTTTTAGCAGGTCATGTGGATAGTAAAACAGGTCCGGCCATTTTTTATCATCTTCATAAACTAGAAGTTGGAGATGAAGTTCATGTCATGAATGAAGATGGAGAGAAATTTACTTTTATTGTTTACGATAAGAAGAGTTTTGACACTGAATCTGCACCTGTAGATAAAATATTTGGTTTTTCTTACCGAAGTAATTTAAATCTAATTACATGTACAGGTGATTTTAATCGGGAAAAAGGGACACATGAGGAAAGGTTAGTCGTATATACGGAATTAGTTGAAGTAGATTAG
- a CDS encoding STAS domain-containing protein, with translation MLTIKHIPLPYFTIDQEFNILEASDFACDIFGEALNFLDIVDIESKRKAQSLLSEKVLTTEIVMKTQESPYALFQIKVNWEYNQGHLICIEQDNRIQTLIDTVELHRRRLSETNFELLEKKEQLEQSLTKIVELSAPFICLTKGLVLVPLFGELNENMIRLNHYRLLSEVSQNQVERVLFDFHGIGEIKKEGIQTFKTLVTELKLMGTDSYMIGLSPSHARLINQLGIKAGTSYMKDLHEAIKTFIV, from the coding sequence ATGCTTACAATCAAACACATCCCGCTTCCTTATTTCACTATTGATCAAGAGTTTAATATACTTGAAGCCTCTGACTTTGCTTGCGATATCTTTGGTGAGGCATTAAACTTCTTAGATATTGTTGATATTGAAAGCAAGAGAAAAGCCCAATCTTTACTTTCAGAGAAGGTCCTCACAACAGAGATTGTTATGAAAACTCAAGAATCACCTTATGCTCTTTTTCAAATTAAGGTGAACTGGGAATACAATCAAGGTCATTTAATTTGTATAGAACAAGACAATCGAATTCAAACTCTTATAGACACCGTTGAACTTCATCGAAGGCGACTTTCTGAAACGAACTTCGAATTGCTAGAAAAGAAAGAGCAGCTTGAACAATCTCTTACAAAAATCGTCGAATTATCGGCACCTTTTATATGTCTAACAAAAGGGCTTGTTCTTGTACCGTTGTTTGGCGAATTAAATGAGAATATGATTAGATTAAATCATTATCGTTTGTTATCCGAGGTTTCCCAAAATCAAGTAGAACGTGTTTTATTCGATTTTCATGGAATCGGGGAGATAAAGAAAGAGGGTATTCAAACATTCAAAACACTAGTAACTGAGTTAAAATTAATGGGAACAGATTCTTACATGATTGGTTTATCCCCTTCACATGCAAGATTAATTAATCAATTAGGTATTAAAGCAGGTACTTCGTATATGAAAGATCTACATGAAGCTATTAAAACGTTTATTGTGTAA
- a CDS encoding cobalamin B12-binding domain-containing protein → MAWRVHEFARFLLEGNQDAAWEILIHEVNEENTRKEVFEELITKAMQYIGDLWESNQITVADEHLATSTCEYILARFNYYTKNNQFLHLKPKKAMFLCLENEQHDIGLKMVAQLFEEYGWKTKLLGANLPLEYAVKAADKWQPSVIGLSFSIWYHAEILKTYIKVLEDLPHKPTVIVGGRLLSTYDFTSHCSSKTKLFPSLTELQGWLAQHSIQGV, encoded by the coding sequence ATGGCATGGAGGGTTCATGAATTTGCCCGTTTCCTTCTTGAAGGAAATCAAGATGCAGCATGGGAAATCTTGATTCACGAAGTTAATGAGGAGAACACTCGTAAAGAAGTATTTGAGGAACTCATTACAAAAGCTATGCAATATATTGGTGATCTTTGGGAATCAAATCAAATAACTGTCGCTGATGAACATCTTGCTACATCGACTTGTGAATACATACTCGCAAGGTTTAACTACTATACAAAAAACAATCAATTTTTGCACTTGAAACCAAAGAAAGCAATGTTTTTATGCCTAGAAAACGAACAACATGATATTGGACTCAAAATGGTCGCACAACTGTTTGAAGAATATGGCTGGAAAACAAAATTACTTGGTGCAAATTTACCTTTAGAGTATGCCGTAAAGGCAGCTGACAAATGGCAACCAAGTGTGATTGGACTTTCTTTTTCGATTTGGTATCATGCAGAAATTCTTAAAACTTATATAAAAGTTTTAGAGGACCTTCCACATAAGCCTACTGTTATCGTTGGAGGTCGTCTATTATCAACATATGACTTTACCTCGCACTGCTCTAGCAAAACAAAATTATTTCCATCTCTAACAGAACTTCAAGGATGGCTCGCGCAACATTCAATACAAGGAGTGTAA
- a CDS encoding YitT family protein has product MAEIPMEVQKQMKKHQGLSKSKIIKRALFIFIGAVLMAVGLEIFLVPNKVIDGGIVGISIILSHLLGMKLGLFIFLLNIPFFFIGYKQIGKTFALSTVFGISVLSVATALLHPVPAFTEDVLLATVFGGIILGIGVGIVLRYGGSLDGTEILAVLFNKKLPFSVGEIIMFFNIFILGSAGFVFGWNRAMYSLIAYFIAFKTIDIVLEGLDESKSAWIISDNYQEIGDAILARLGRGVTFLNGEGAYTGDNKKVIFCVITRLEEAKLKSIVEDLDESAFLAVANIAEVRGGRFKKKDIH; this is encoded by the coding sequence ATGGCAGAAATACCGATGGAAGTCCAGAAACAAATGAAAAAGCATCAAGGTTTGTCTAAATCCAAAATTATTAAAAGAGCACTTTTTATATTTATAGGTGCTGTTTTAATGGCAGTCGGCTTGGAAATCTTTCTAGTGCCTAATAAGGTTATTGATGGTGGTATAGTAGGGATTTCGATTATATTATCGCATTTGCTTGGTATGAAGCTTGGACTATTTATTTTCCTTTTAAATATACCTTTTTTCTTTATAGGATATAAACAAATAGGGAAAACTTTTGCCCTTTCTACAGTATTTGGCATATCTGTTTTATCAGTAGCAACGGCTTTATTGCACCCTGTTCCTGCTTTTACAGAGGATGTTCTTCTAGCAACAGTATTTGGTGGAATCATTCTTGGTATAGGAGTAGGAATTGTTCTAAGGTACGGTGGATCTCTGGATGGTACGGAAATATTGGCTGTTCTTTTCAATAAAAAACTACCATTTTCAGTTGGAGAAATTATTATGTTCTTCAATATTTTTATTCTTGGTAGTGCTGGATTTGTGTTCGGATGGAACAGAGCAATGTATTCTTTAATCGCCTATTTTATAGCGTTTAAAACGATTGATATCGTACTTGAAGGTTTGGATGAATCAAAATCAGCATGGATCATTAGTGATAATTATCAAGAAATTGGTGATGCAATACTAGCTCGTTTAGGTCGTGGTGTTACATTTTTAAACGGTGAAGGTGCATACACTGGTGATAACAAAAAAGTGATTTTCTGTGTGATTACGCGGTTGGAGGAAGCCAAATTAAAATCAATCGTTGAAGATTTAGACGAGTCCGCCTTTTTGGCTGTCGCAAATATTGCTGAAGTAAGAGGTGGCCGATTTAAAAAGAAAGATATTCATTAA
- a CDS encoding DedA family protein, producing MEDLILNVLDWLTSFGYLGIAIGLMLEVIPSEIVLGYGGYMIVLGKIGFIGAIVAGVVGGTIAQLFLYWLGSLGGRPFLEKYGKYLLINKHHLELSEEWFEKYGSGVIFGARFIPVVRHAISIPAGISKMSLWKFTFYTVAAMIPWTIFFLYLGVKLGNNWMYIKETAKPYFLPLTCFVILMAVVYFLVKKFKNPHTN from the coding sequence ATGGAGGATTTAATTCTTAATGTATTGGACTGGCTTACAAGTTTTGGATATTTAGGCATTGCAATTGGTCTTATGCTTGAGGTTATTCCTAGTGAGATTGTACTTGGTTATGGTGGGTACATGATCGTGCTGGGAAAAATTGGCTTCATTGGAGCTATTGTAGCTGGAGTGGTGGGAGGAACGATTGCTCAACTTTTCTTATATTGGCTTGGTAGCTTAGGTGGGAGGCCTTTTCTTGAAAAGTATGGGAAATACTTACTGATTAATAAACACCATTTAGAATTATCAGAAGAATGGTTTGAAAAATACGGTTCAGGTGTTATTTTTGGAGCTAGGTTTATTCCAGTTGTGAGACATGCAATTAGTATTCCAGCGGGAATATCAAAGATGTCATTATGGAAGTTTACATTTTACACAGTAGCAGCTATGATTCCTTGGACAATTTTCTTTCTATATTTAGGTGTGAAATTAGGAAATAACTGGATGTATATTAAAGAAACAGCAAAACCATATTTTCTTCCACTTACATGCTTCGTTATATTAATGGCGGTTGTATATTTCCTTGTGAAAAAGTTTAAAAATCCTCATACAAATTAA
- a CDS encoding MDR family MFS transporter: MEHLSHKEKVTIMIAIIGAMFFAAVNQTIVGNALPKIIADLGGLDYYSWVFTIYMLTSAITTILVGKLSDIYGRKPFILTGIFIFMIGAFLSGLSKDIIQLIIYRGIQGFGAGMIMSTAFTAVGDLFAPRERGRWQGAMGAVFGISSVFGPTLGGYIVDNLEWKWVFWVFLPLGIVAAILIWRLFPKMEKKEGESVDYLGSIFLTGTIVPALLAFSWAGTRYDWNSSQIIGLFAGAIVSFVIFVLVEKKAKSPILPLYLFKNSIFTISNVIGFAIGVAMFGGVMYIPYFVQGVLGFTATHSSFITMTMTLGLVFASSVGGQIISKTGKYKLQAIIGLIVTTVGMFLFTTMDAETSQWTLISYLVLVGIGIGVGMTVFTLTVQNAVEQKFLGVATATSQLFRSIGGTVGVALMGTVLNQRMSDNMAESLKGVQQQAASVPPEMQENLQALQNPQLLLDHEKLSQIQQSMPAEMVSLFEKFVTMLQDSLSFALSGVFMTATIVMIAAVVLTFFLKEIPLRSSSTPKTEQQKEIQAKQSLTKQPV; this comes from the coding sequence ATGGAGCACTTAAGTCATAAGGAAAAAGTTACAATTATGATCGCCATTATTGGTGCAATGTTCTTTGCTGCAGTTAACCAAACGATAGTGGGAAATGCGCTGCCGAAGATTATTGCTGATTTAGGTGGATTGGATTACTATAGTTGGGTGTTTACCATTTATATGCTAACTTCAGCGATTACGACGATTTTAGTTGGGAAATTATCCGACATATATGGACGCAAGCCGTTTATTTTAACTGGTATTTTTATTTTTATGATTGGTGCCTTCTTATCAGGATTATCTAAGGATATCATTCAGTTGATTATTTATCGAGGAATCCAAGGATTTGGTGCAGGTATGATTATGTCAACAGCCTTTACAGCTGTAGGAGACTTGTTTGCACCCCGTGAAAGAGGTCGCTGGCAGGGGGCAATGGGTGCTGTATTCGGAATTTCAAGTGTATTCGGTCCGACTTTAGGTGGCTACATTGTTGATAATCTTGAGTGGAAATGGGTTTTCTGGGTGTTCCTACCATTAGGGATTGTAGCGGCTATTCTTATCTGGAGGTTGTTTCCTAAAATGGAGAAAAAGGAAGGGGAGTCTGTTGATTATCTTGGTTCAATTTTTCTAACTGGGACAATTGTTCCCGCCTTATTGGCTTTCTCTTGGGCAGGAACAAGATATGATTGGAATTCCTCACAAATTATTGGTTTATTTGCAGGAGCAATTGTGTCTTTCGTTATCTTTGTTTTAGTGGAGAAAAAAGCAAAAAGTCCAATTTTACCTTTATATTTGTTTAAAAACAGTATTTTTACGATTTCAAATGTGATTGGATTTGCAATTGGTGTTGCCATGTTTGGAGGTGTTATGTATATCCCATACTTTGTGCAGGGGGTATTAGGATTTACTGCAACTCACTCAAGCTTTATAACAATGACCATGACGTTAGGTTTAGTGTTTGCAAGTAGTGTTGGAGGACAAATCATTTCTAAGACAGGGAAATACAAACTTCAAGCAATTATTGGCCTAATTGTAACAACTGTAGGGATGTTCTTGTTCACAACAATGGACGCTGAAACATCACAATGGACGTTAATCTCTTATCTTGTTTTAGTAGGAATAGGTATTGGAGTAGGAATGACAGTATTTACGCTAACTGTTCAAAATGCAGTTGAGCAAAAATTTTTAGGAGTTGCAACAGCAACATCACAATTATTCCGTTCAATTGGTGGTACTGTTGGGGTTGCTTTGATGGGAACAGTTTTAAATCAACGTATGAGCGATAATATGGCTGAATCATTAAAAGGGGTTCAACAGCAAGCTGCTTCTGTTCCTCCGGAGATGCAGGAAAACTTACAAGCATTGCAAAATCCACAGTTACTATTAGATCATGAAAAGCTATCACAAATTCAGCAAAGTATGCCGGCTGAAATGGTAAGTTTATTTGAGAAGTTCGTTACTATGCTTCAAGACTCATTAAGCTTTGCTCTGTCGGGCGTATTCATGACGGCAACAATAGTCATGATTGCTGCAGTAGTTCTTACTTTCTTCTTAAAAGAAATCCCTTTAAGAAGCTCAAGTACACCAAAAACAGAGCAGCAAAAAGAAATTCAAGCAAAACAATCATTAACAAAGCAACCTGTATAA
- a CDS encoding transcriptional regulator SplA domain-containing protein, whose amino-acid sequence MDQKEQEFYDNEVFAQAQVVQHPKEKNHTALVLDQSFHLLSGSDLTSDDSVNE is encoded by the coding sequence ATGGATCAAAAAGAACAAGAATTTTATGATAATGAAGTATTTGCTCAAGCTCAAGTTGTTCAGCATCCTAAGGAAAAAAATCATACGGCTTTAGTTCTAGATCAATCATTTCACCTGCTGTCGGGTAGTGATTTAACATCTGATGATTCTGTGAATGAATAA
- a CDS encoding HAD family hydrolase has product MIRAVLFDLDGTLLNRNLSLRKFIEDQHIRLNLKHIPIDQYISRFIKLDQHGYVWKDKVYAKLIEELKIKDLTASQLLKDYLSFFPRHCTPFDNLEKMLVTIKQQNIKLGMISNGFSQFQMDNIKALKIDHYFDTILISEYEGIKKPDREIFMRGLSKLGVSPKESIFVGDHPVNDIEAAKKAGMKTIWKKNTHFSHAPAADYCVTDLFEIIDIIEREKGKEV; this is encoded by the coding sequence ATGATAAGAGCTGTATTGTTTGACTTAGATGGTACATTGTTAAACCGTAATTTATCGCTTCGAAAGTTTATTGAGGATCAGCACATACGCCTAAATTTAAAGCATATACCAATCGACCAATACATTAGTCGTTTTATAAAACTAGATCAACACGGATATGTATGGAAAGATAAAGTGTATGCTAAATTAATTGAAGAGTTGAAAATAAAGGATCTAACAGCCTCTCAATTACTTAAGGATTACCTTTCGTTTTTCCCAAGGCATTGTACTCCATTTGATAATCTAGAAAAAATGTTAGTCACAATAAAGCAACAAAATATTAAACTTGGTATGATTTCAAATGGATTTAGTCAATTTCAGATGGACAATATTAAAGCGTTAAAAATTGATCATTATTTTGATACTATACTGATCTCTGAATACGAGGGAATAAAAAAGCCTGATCGCGAGATTTTTATGAGAGGGTTATCTAAGTTGGGAGTATCTCCAAAGGAAAGTATCTTCGTAGGGGATCATCCAGTAAATGATATTGAAGCTGCAAAAAAAGCGGGGATGAAAACTATCTGGAAGAAAAATACCCATTTTAGCCATGCTCCTGCTGCTGATTATTGTGTTACGGATTTATTTGAGATCATTGATATCATTGAGAGAGAGAAAGGTAAAGAAGTATAA
- the sda gene encoding sporulation histidine kinase inhibitor Sda — protein sequence MRFSKLSDKTLLNSFQEASELHLSPDFIKLLEKEITERGLNKPNILKKQFKKIN from the coding sequence ATGAGGTTTTCAAAACTATCAGATAAAACTTTATTAAATAGTTTTCAAGAAGCTAGTGAATTACATTTAAGTCCAGATTTTATTAAGCTGCTAGAAAAAGAGATTACCGAAAGAGGACTTAACAAGCCAAATATCCTAAAAAAACAATTTAAAAAAATTAATTAA